The DNA sequence tagatagatagatagatagatagatagatagatagatagatagatagatagatagatagatagatagatagatagatagatagatagatagatagatagatagatagatagatagatagatagatagatagatagatagatagatagatagatagatagatagatagatagatagatagatagatagatagatagagataggCCATACAATTTCCTGTGCAGATTAACAAGACTTTCCTTTGTGTGTTCCCACTCCCACTCTTGGCCTTGTTTCACAGCTGAGGAGGCCTCTGTTGCTGCTGTAGGGTCAGAGCTACGCACCAGTTTCAGAAAAAGTAGTAGGAGCGGACATGTAAGAGCCTGTGGGGAGTTTCTGACTCCACAGCCATTCGTTCTCCATGTTCCTGGGAGCTGAGTGCAAAGATGGTCCCAGGAAACTCCCTGCCATTCCAAGCCTTTAGACCAAACAGCTGCAGATTCTCACTTTACTGACTCTGGTTGGTTGAACTCAACTCCTAGCAATAAAATCAATAACTAAAAAGCTACAATATAGTATAAAACTGAAATTGTGCATTtggtaatttactttttaaacgtgccttgtaacattttattatatttctatTGTTTGAAAATAACTGGAAGCTGTCAGTCTTCCCACTTGTAAGCGTTTTCCCTGAAAATAGGTCAATATCACAAACTGTGTATACGCCTGTGCATAATTACAGATGAGCAGTTCCTCCTAAGCTCTCATTAGAAAAGGGAATGGGAACAACTCCAGGCTACAACCACCGCTTGCGGTTACGTAACATGCTCTTCTCCTCTTGTCTTTATCCCGGAGGCATCTGAAAGCTCCCCCTCCTGCAAAGCCTGTTtctgtcttcttcttttttttttaaataagtttcTAGAGGAGGATTTTTCTAACAGCCAAAcattcttttaatatttttccctGGGTGCCGTCTGTCTTCTTCTTCAaggaaaaaaaatttgatttctcAGTGTATTTCTGCCTTTGTTTGACTCGCTATGTACAGTGATAATGAGCATCTAAATGTAGGTTTTATTTTCGTCCGCGGGAGGGCGCAGGTGAGCGCCGTGCTTTGTCTTGAATCTTGGGATACTGGTGGCCATtagacaaaagacaaaatatttagaGCTCTACAGGAAGAGAGGTAAgatagaaatagaaaaaaagtaaaaacatatatatatatatatatatatatatatatatatatatatatatatatatatattagaatAAGATAggaatagaaaaaaagaaataagaatTCTCGCCTATCTTATGTTTAATCGAATAAATACATGTTGCATGTTAAAAGCCTAAAAGCCGTATAGGGGTAGTTTATGTAATTAAGGTTGAATTTTTGCAGTCATTGAAGCACCATTGCTGCAAGGCTTCTATGCAATTTGAGAAATGCATCAGATCAAATGATCATCAAGCATTTTTTctcctttcattatttatttgtattaactTTTAATCCATTCTCTccctgtttttaaaagaaacactaGTTTTCTGGATCATTCCTTTCAATATTGAACCTATGTTCCTCCATTCACCTTGAAATAAAGCTCTCAACAATCCTCTCTACTCCCGCGCTACATCTCAGTCGACAGCATAGGTAGGCATTGTCCCTCCCCTAAACCACCCATGTGGGAGGAGCCTGCTTTCCTCCACTCGAAACTAAAGTGTATAACACTCTGCAGAAACCCACAATGTGTGTCAGAGGACCGTCTTAGCTCCAAAAGTAGATGACTGCTCCAAATCTTGTGACTGTATTAGCTACTGACTGCAAGATAAGAGAAAAATCTAATCACGATTTTTCATCCCAAGTAAGGACGAGGTGAGCATCTCATTTCAGCAGTTATTGATCACATTCTGTAtccactttcttttttttttttttgataaataGCTCTCAAATTATATTCTtgccatttaatttattttcttacaaAAAATTGCTCCTGTGTTTTAAATTAGAGTGTGGCAGTCGTTTGTTTTACTGTGCGTCATTGGCATATTTACGCACGTAGTCCTGTGAGATTTGTGCGGTTTTTTAAAGCCCACAGTGGAAGCAGTCTTCAATCTGTGTGTGGGCTTTGACTCAGGCTCTTTCAGCAGAGTACTTCTGTTAAAGAGAAATGTGGAGCGACGCTCTCCAACAGCGCACACTGACTAAACCTCTCTTGTCTGTTCACAGGATTTTCGATTGTTGGATAGAATGCCGGCGATCATCAGTAAAAACTCCGATTTGGAGTTTGATTCCTTACAACCATGTTTCTATCCGGACGAGGACGACTTCTACCTCTGTGGTCCCGACGCTGCGCCACCGGGGGAGGACATCTGGAAGAAATTCGAGCTGCTGCCCACTCCGCCCCTCTCTCCGAGTCGCGCTGCGCTACCGGGAGAGCCGGCGGCCGCCACCGCCTCCCCGGAGGCAGATCTCCTCGGCTTCGGATTAGGGGACCCCCTGGACTGGGCTTCTGAGCTGCTCCTCCTGCCCGAGGACGATATATGGGGGGCATCCGACGACGGGGACCTGTTCGGCTCCGTTTTGGATACAAACCCCAATAACATCATTATCCAGGACTGTATGTGGAGCGGCTTCTCCGCCAGAGAAAAGCTGGAACGGGTGGTAACAGAGAAACTAGGCAAGGCGATTTCAACGGCATCGGCCGGGGCAAGGAGTGCGTACGTCAGGGTGCCGGAGGTGGTAAGCCGCAGCACTGTGTCGGAGTGTGTTGACCCAGCGATAGTGTTCCCCTTTCCTGTGAACAAGAAGAGCTGCAGCAGGGACGAATCTGGGACTATTAACGCGTCCACGATGCATGGGAGCGCAGCTAGTGACTCCGGTAAGAATCAGAATAACACTGTAATACAATTGCTACacttaaaaaaatctcaaaaacatgaacaatgtCACACATCTCataatttacacatttttattgttattattagaaACTCAGTAATATCTGAGGCAGGATCTTGTTCATATGACTGGCCCAGAATCGGATTATCCCGTCACATTggacacgcacgcacgcacgcacgcacacacacacacacacacacaacaagcGCCCAGTGGAGTAGTGACACAGTGAACCGTGGGTTTATGTAATCAGCGGGCTCTTCATCCGGCAGATGGCAGTAAATTAGGGAATTGTGCGCCCTACTGAACTCAGTTGGCACCAgagccaaaacaaaacaaacaacaacaaaaaaaaaaacacgacaGCAGCAGGCTGCAGGAGATGAAAAAGTGTTCAATAAAGTGATGATCTGATAAAAGTGTGCCGTAAATGCTTTGATTACGCATGGATGAAGGAGACAGTCTGTGCGCAGTGGGTGAGATATTGGCCCTTATGCGTTTAACAGCCTAACATAAATTCAgctaataaatgaaatacaatGATCAACTATTTGAGCAAAGAggcacagaaatatttttttttcttttacaacaaTACTATAGGAGGTAACTGTAAGTTAGATTAAAAAATTACCGTCCATTACTGTAGGACTCGTATCTCGTATTCGTCTGTCCATGAGTTCCCTAAACAAACACTCACAAAAGTCCttatctgtgtgttttttggTGGGAAAACAATACTACAAAAGCCGACAGGCTTGCCACAAAGTTCAGACTCTGCGCTGTCTAACACCTCCTCAACAGCGATGGAAAGAAATCACTGGAGGAGAGTACTGActgattattttttcttttcccttttattttttggtgGGCGGGGTGGAGGAGTGCTTTGAGCAAGCGCTCCCTTCTCGACAGCTGTCTTCCTGGCGCCACTCCAGTTTTGGGGCTTAAACTGTGGTGATCCGACTGCCTGCCGCCCCACCATCCCTGCACACTCTGCCCTCAGACGTGACcatcctctttttcttttttctttttttttttggagtctacgtttttaacaaatgaatacacactttaaaaataacaaaagaaatgtGGTTATCCTTCCAGTTTAGCCCATCTTAATATTGAACTctctttttcataaaaaaaaaatcagctgtaCAGAAAAATTGCCAAATGGAAGAACATGGGTTAAAAAATCATCCGATCTACATTCAATGAGCTGTTTCTAAGAGTAAAACACCAGAGAGGCTCACATGTGGCAGTCAGCCACACCCCCTTCCCAGCTCCCTCCAGCCAGCTGTGCCTAGCTTTGTTTTGATGTCAGCAGCAGTCTGTATGAGCGATCAGCATGTGTGTCTAGTGTCTGAAGTGGGTTACCATAAGCTGTAAAATGCCACACTCTACAGATGCTCCTGAGCAGATAATGAAAGCTATTATCACAAAGGCATTTTAATTGCAGCTCACACCCTCTGCCTCCCACTCGGTCATTTCCAGGTactcaaaaaacaacaattcaGGGTTTGTAAAACTCAGCTGATCTGCTCAGTTTAACTTAAGAGTAGCTAATGATTATTTTTTCCTCCATAGTAAAAAAGTGGGCCAGTATGGGATTACCATGCTATGATCACCTTTAAAATAACAGGTAGATTAAATCATAAAACAACATTACCTTAATTAAAGTGATGGTCATCGGATCTTTCAGCAGGACACCTGGAATGTCTGTTTTTCGCAACTGCTGAATTGGTCTTTATTGTAAGTATGAGAATAAAGTATCAACTTTCCCTCaaccagctgactggcagtgaaCAGCAACAAGAGGGGGAGGGGGCAGTGCAGTGTTACTTGACCCTATAACCAGAGAAACTCTGATCTCTCCACCACTTCAAACCAGTTTTAGTGGTTTTGAGTCCGTAACTTGTTAAAACCTTGGTATATCTCAATTCAGGTAACTGGCATATGCCCACTCCACCATATGCCTCATGTTAATCTGTTAAAGTCCTTTCTAGTATTTCAAACACTCAAGTATTACCGGGGTTGCAGCAACAGACTGACGGCATTAGACTAATACCGTCTCATCTCGCTGAAGAAGATTAGAAGACGTTTTAAAGAAGAGAGTTGGAATATAATGCAGAACTCCAGCCCGTCTGTTCAGTGCGGAGTATGAACATGCCAATGCCTGCAGAGCAGATTAGTGGAGAAGTGACTCAAGCTAAGCATTAAGACATTTCTGCCTGAGCAAATGGTATTCGGCAACGTCCTCTCCCACAAACATTCCCCTCTTGATGTCACTAATTTATGAACACAGTTAGTTACAGGTCACCTGCTGTCACACATACATTGCATTGTGAGAATATTTGGCTGTCAGTGTtaaagctttttcttttctcagaagaggaagatgaagatgaggaggaagacgacgaagaagaagatgaggaagaggaggaggaagaggaggaagagattGATGTAGTTACAGTAGAGAAGAGGCGCTCCACAATCAGCAAGCCATCCCCCATGGCCACAAGCGTAGGAACCACCTCTGTTCATCCCAAGAGCCAAGAGGCAAGAGGGATTGTCTCAGGGTCCGGGGTTGTGAATAGGTTCATCAGCCGTGCGCCTCAGGAGCTCATCCTGAAGAGGAGCTCGGTCCATCAGCAGCAACACAACTACGCAGCCCCCTCACCTTATGCCTCAGATGACGATCTGACCCCACCTCCAAAGAAACAGAAGACATCAGAGGCACCACGCCCTCCTATCAGAACAGCCTCAACATGCTCCACATCTTCCTCCTTGTCTTGCAACTCTGCCCACAGTGTTGCAGGGCCACGCAGCAAGCGCAGCGCCAGTGGGGACAGCAGTCCACGCGGTGGATCCGACTCTGAGGACAGCGAGCGCCGGCGAAACCACAACATCTTGGAGCGCCAGCGCCGCAACGACTTGCGTTCCAGCTTCCTGACCCTGCGCGACCACGTCCCTGAGCTGGCGCACAACGAGAAGGCGGCAAAGGTGCTGATCCTGAAGAAGGCAACCGAGTATGTCTATTCActggagacagaggagatgaggCTCCAGCAGGAGAAGGACAGGCTCCAGACTCGCAGGCAACAGCTCATGCGCCGGCTGGAGCAGGCTAGGACTCGCTGACAGACAACTGCTACAACATATACTGACATAGTGAGTATACAACATATACTCACATATACCCTGGAGgaccccccccccaccaccctAACCTCCAGACATAGGCCTATTCACTCAAGCACAGATACACAGGCCTTCTGTTGGACCTTTGCACACAGAAACACTAAAATCTCAGaggacatttattttaagatgcCGATACAAAAACCTGGAACAGCGAAGAGAAAGGGGGGGAGGGGGTGATTTGCTGGAGGAAAGCTTGGACTTTTACTGCCGCCactttttttgcacatttgttgaCATTAAGAATGTTTAGGATTTACTTTTTCAATCCAGTCACATCAAGGAAagacaaaaagagaaagaatgCGGAGGGAGACAGGAGACACTATTTTTTCAGTCTTCTCTCCctccagttgttgtttttttatatcatttctacgtttatgtttgtttgtttttgtactcACTGTGACACCAGCCTGGAATCGCGTGATTCCGCACAGGGACGGGTGTTGGAGGGCACTTTGCTTGGAGAGTTCAGCGCGGTGCACGCTTACCTTTGCCTTCATCACtgcaaaactgaaaaacaaaaaaactgatgaCCAAGGCGTCATAGCGGACATGAACAATGCCACTACATGTTCTCTTTTCCTCACTCTTCTCACACTGGTGCTCAAACCAAGTCAGTGGATGTAAAACTGTGCACCTTGCTAGGCGACACTTTTGTATATAACAATAGTGTACAGACAAAATACACTCAGATCTGCCTTGTTTTATAATTAcaattttgttcttgttttttttttttttttattaaacatgtcAGGAAGCTGCCGATAACTGGACTGGAAGTTTATATACCTTTAAATGTACTGTAAGGTCTCAGTTTATGAGAGTCAGAAAAACTTTTGTAATATAACTGcatattttttcttctctttttcttttttgtata is a window from the Girardinichthys multiradiatus isolate DD_20200921_A chromosome 15, DD_fGirMul_XY1, whole genome shotgun sequence genome containing:
- the mycn gene encoding N-myc protein; this translates as MPAIISKNSDLEFDSLQPCFYPDEDDFYLCGPDAAPPGEDIWKKFELLPTPPLSPSRAALPGEPAAATASPEADLLGFGLGDPLDWASELLLLPEDDIWGASDDGDLFGSVLDTNPNNIIIQDCMWSGFSAREKLERVVTEKLGKAISTASAGARSAYVRVPEVVSRSTVSECVDPAIVFPFPVNKKSCSRDESGTINASTMHGSAASDSEEEDEDEEEDDEEEDEEEEEEEEEEIDVVTVEKRRSTISKPSPMATSVGTTSVHPKSQEARGIVSGSGVVNRFISRAPQELILKRSSVHQQQHNYAAPSPYASDDDLTPPPKKQKTSEAPRPPIRTASTCSTSSSLSCNSAHSVAGPRSKRSASGDSSPRGGSDSEDSERRRNHNILERQRRNDLRSSFLTLRDHVPELAHNEKAAKVLILKKATEYVYSLETEEMRLQQEKDRLQTRRQQLMRRLEQARTR